The following are encoded in a window of Gossypium raimondii isolate GPD5lz chromosome 13, ASM2569854v1, whole genome shotgun sequence genomic DNA:
- the LOC105784078 gene encoding UPF0481 protein At3g47200, with the protein MAMDLQSPNDDIVQQRTMASMEEKLLKSRQRRSHPEPHTICPFPGSLIKVHDEIRWPQLTSFGPCRHRTHRFLPFEKRKLDLLDEFLTRTKRNWQFYYERLMNSTDQIKRCYSEEVDKPADDHELVEMMLIDGSFMVELFLQYEEGKDFTPPPPWSVQTLIADLLKLENQLPFFVLENLFELSTVGPPIRSLSYLALRFLSQAFRKSPEMVKAQVRKPKHLLDLFRRSLLPATNLDEDSQLSKHDRPMHPIQSVKHLRTAGISVRQRTAKSLLEIDFKKFQIPPLALKIPPLAIDDFTNAILVNCVAMEQCFTDESKHFTAYVCFMSCLMKQPEDVGYLRSADIINGFSRDEESFINMLNGIGTKVGSTLRECYLCKQFREIHCYYNSYWASISRSFFQYNHIMLYCSLLQIIVSIVGWRVSGN; encoded by the coding sequence ATGGCGATGGATCTGCAAAGCCCTAATGATGATATTGTACAGCAACGCACTATGGCTTCAATGGAGGAGAAATTGCTGAAGTCCAGGCAGCGAAGGTCTCATCCCGAACCTCACACCATCTGTCCTTTTCCCGGTTCCCTTATCAAAGTCCATGACGAGATCCGATGGCCACAGTTAACATCCTTCGGCCCTTGTCGCCATCGCACGCACCGTTTTCTTCCCTTTGAAAAACGCAAGTTGGATCTTCTTGACGAGTTTCTTACTCGGACAAAAAGAAATTGGCAGTTCTACTATGAGAGATTGATGAATTCAACAGATCAAATAAAAAGATGCTACTCTGAGGAGGTTGATAAGCCTGCTGATGATCATGAGCTTGTTGAAATGATGTTGATCGACGGTTCTTTCATGGTGGAGCTCTTCCTTCAATATGAAGAGGGTAAGGATTTCACGCCGCCACCCCCATGGTCCGTCCAAACTTTGATTGCAGATCTGCTGAAACTGGAGAATCAGTTACCCTTTTTCGTTCTTGAGAACTTGTTCGAATTGTCCACGGTTGGCCCCCCGATCCGCTCTTTGTCTTATCTTGCCTTAAGATTTCTGAGTCAAGCTTTCCGCAAATCTCCAGAAATGGTGAAAGCCCAGGTTCGAAAGCCCAAGCATTTACTAGACTTATTCCGCCGGAGTCTCCTTCCGGCAACTAACTTAGATGAAGATTCACAACTAAGCAAGCACGATCGTCCGATGCACCCGATTCAAAGCGTAAAACATCTACGGACTGCAGGAATATCAGTAAGACAAAGGACAGCGAAAAGCCTCCTGGAGAtagatttcaaaaaatttcaaatcccGCCTTTAGCTCTTAAAATCCCGCCCCTCGCCATTGATGATTTCACCAACGCTATCCTGGTGAACTGTGTTGCTATGGAGCAATGCTTCACGGATGAATCCAAACATTTCACTGCTTATGTATGCTTCATGAGTTGCCTGATGAAGCAACCCGAAGATGTCGGATACCTTCGTTCTGCTGACATTATCAATGGCTTTTCGCGAGATGAGGAGAGTTTCATAAACATGCTGAATGGGATTGGTACAAAAGTTGGTTCCACTTTGCGAGAATGCTATCTGTGTAAGCAATTCCGAGAAATTCACTGCTATTACAACAGTTATTGGGCATCCATTAGCCGCTCTTTCTTCCAATACAATCATATCATGCTGTACTGTTCTTTGCTACAGATTATCGTCAGTATTGTTGGCTGGCGTGTCTCTGGAAATTAA